A single genomic interval of Zingiber officinale cultivar Zhangliang chromosome 4A, Zo_v1.1, whole genome shotgun sequence harbors:
- the LOC121970706 gene encoding F-box protein At3g12350-like: MASSNSTLAMSFSDFPEDVQINILSFLSPSEVSAFACTSRRFAALCGAAAPNSPLWLAICERRWGFRTRPRSWVSSSASFARLYKALDRWEHLIGFWRRIGHGGPGTPHLVFFEWGPSYIAGSRVSPAPDAAGGGYGVLKVPFLWLGLSQHGELVSFLHPGGRLDSSADLLGSVSDSSSSSSGVVDPDLVPVSVSFMGCSHFVVEENRSYYADAREVDSIGVLEEIETSSPPDRLMSEIYQYFAIRTSPGGDKAMRRPRKKERERFGGRHLWEAEHFVKINNYYPTPERPLQGLWKGFSEDMILEFYLFSYDDIGGITCRRVGEAGEQFSGYSPVFWTSNTTFLESPFSSDEQDLYANREHICPVNADGRKSSDSSGVVSRILCINSSYDLVIPGLSASSGDPRNVEGRIWEYDDGTFGFGFLRNNYIIDLKHIAVNEFLLDIVEDL; this comes from the exons ATGGCTTCCTCGAATTCGACTCTAGCGATGTCCTTCTCCGACTTCCCGGAAGACGTTCAGATCAATATCCTATCTTTCCTCTCCCCCTCCGAGGTCTCCGCCTTCGCCTGCACCTCCCGCCGCTTCGCCGCCCTCTGCGGCGCCGCCGCCCCCAATAGCCCCCTCTGGCTCGCCATCTGCGAGCGCCGCTGGGGATTCCGCACCCGGCCCCGATCCTGGGTTTCGTCCTCCGCGTCCTTCGCTCGCCTCTACAAGGCGCTCGACCGATGGGAGCACCTCATCGGTTTCTGGCGCCGCATTGGGCACGGCGGCCCCGGCACCCCGCACCTCGTGTTCTTCGAATGGGGACCCTCCTACATTGCCGGGTCCCGGGTCTCCCCCGCGCCCGACGCAGCCGGTGGTGGCTACGGCGTCCTCAAAGTGCCCTTCCTTTGGCTGGGCCTATCGCAGCACGGCGAACTGGTCAGTTTCCTCCACCCCGGCGGTCGACTTGATTCATCCGCAGATCTTTTAGGCTCGGTTTCGGATTCCTCTAGTTCATCCTCGGGCGTAGTAGATCCTGACTTGGTTCCTGTCAGCGTGAGCTTCATGGGCTGCAGCCATTTCGTGGTGGAAGAGAACAGAAGCTACTACGCCGACGCTAGGGAAGTTGACTCCATCGGGGTTCTGGAGGAGATCGAGACATCGTCGCCTCCGGACAGGTTGATGTCGGAGATTTATCAGTACTTCGCAATTCGGACGAGTCCTGGTGGTGATAAGGCCATGAGAAGGCcgaggaagaaggaaagggagcGCTTTGGGGGGCGGCACTTGTGGGAGGCAGAGCATTTCGTCAAGATCAACAACTACTATCCCACACCAGAACGGCCATTACAAGGCTTGTGGAAG GGGTTCTCTGAGGACATGATACTTGAATTTTACCTCTTCTCCTACGATGATATCGGTGGCATTACATGTCGGAGAGTGGGCGAAGCAGGGGAGCAATTCTCCGGTTATTCTCCTGTTTTCTGGACTTCCAACACCACATTCCTTGAATCTCCATTTTCCAGCGACGAACAGGACCTATATGCAAACCGTGAGCATATATGCCCTGTGAATGCAGACGGGAGAAAAAGCAGCGACTCCAGTGGAGTCGTCTCGCGCATTCTCTGTATCAACTCTTCTTATGACTTGGTAATTCCTGGCTTATCGGCCTCCTCCGGTGATCCTAGAAATGTGGAGGGTAGAATATGGGAATACGACGATGGAACTTTCGGCTTTGGATTTCTTCGAAACAACTATATAATCGACTTGAAGCATATTGCTGTGAATGAGTTTCTCCTTGACATAGTAGAGGATTTATAA
- the LOC121970707 gene encoding MFP1 attachment factor 1-like → MADVGDASQITSGENAGDQGKPSETLPPSGLSGFSLSIWPPSQRTRDAVVQRLVETLSSPSVLTKRYGSVPVDEADSVARLIEQEAFDAAHSDGIRASDDDGLETIHIYSKEISNRMIQMVKSRASSASSIPPIQDAALVRTESPPTANGAEDEASSAEPVAS, encoded by the coding sequence ATGGCTGATGTCGGCGACGCATCTCAGATCACCAGCGGCGAGAATGCTGGCGACCAGGGGAAGCCGTCGGAGACCTTGCCTCCTTCCGGCCTCTCAGGCTTCTCCCTCAGCATCTGGCCTCCATCGCAGCGGACGCGGGACGCCGTGGTCCAGCGCCTCGTTGAGACCCTCTCCTCCCCTTCCGTGCTCACCAAGCGCTACGGGAGCGTCCCGGTGGACGAGGCCGACTCCGTGGCGCGCCTCATCGAGCAGGAGGCCTTCGACGCCGCGCACTCCGACGGCATACGCGCTTCGGACGACGACGGGCTGGAGACGATACATATTTACTCCAAGGAGATTAGCAACCGGATGATCCAGATGGTGAAATCTAGGGCTTCATCTGCCTCATCCATACCCCCCATTCAGGACGCGGCTTTGGTGCGAACCGAGTCCCCTCCCACTGCTAATGGCGCCGAGGACGAAGCTTCTTCAGCAGAACCGGTTGCTTCTTGA
- the LOC121970708 gene encoding nucleobase-ascorbate transporter LPE1-like codes for MSPGLKAEDFHPHPVKEQLPFVDYCLTSPPPWQEAIPLGFLHFLVMLGTTVLIPTILVPLMGGGNEEKAKVIQTLLFVSFINTLTQVYFGTRLSTVIGGSYTYLLPTISIILSKRYAYFIDPYERFVHTMRSIQGAYIAASCFQIIVGFFGIWRIFIRFLSPLAAIPFVTLSALGLFYFGFPSAANCIEIGLPTIILLVFFALYLPNAMSGRRVILDRFALVIVVAIVWLYAYILTVAGAYNNRPLQTQLSCRADRSGLIDGSRWFRVPYPFQWGSPIFHAGDCFAVMAASFASLIESTGTLIAVSRLASATPVPPSVFSRGIGWQGIGILLAGMFGTTTGAAASVENCGLLGLTKVGSRRVILISTWFMFCFSICGKFGAFFESIPLPVFAGAYCVLFAYAASAGLGFLQFCNINSFRTKFILGFSFFLGLSIPQYFREYYLLSGLGPVHTGSRTFNDMLNVIFSSPATVAAIIAYFLDCTLHHKEESTRKDRGWHWWEKYRTFKGDVRSEEFYGLPYNLNKYFPSL; via the exons AAGAAGCGATTCCTCTGGGGTTCCTGCACTTCCTCGTGATGCTCGGCACCACCGTCCTCATCCCCACCATTCTGGTGCCGCTGATGGGCGGCGGAAat GAGGAGAAGGCCAAGGTGATACAGACGTTGCTGTTCGTCTCGTTCATCAACACGCTGACGCAGGTCTACTTTGGAACTCGCTTGTCGACGGTCATCGGCGGCTCCTACACCTATCTCCTCCCGACCATCTCCATCATCCTCAGCAAGCGCTACGCCTACTTCATCGACCCCTACGAG AGATTTGTGCACACAATGAGGTCGATTCAAGGGGCATACATCGCCGCATCCTGCTTCCAGATAATCGTAGGCTTCTTCGGCATCTGGAGGATTTTTATAAG ATTTCTAAGCCCTCTTGCTGCGATTCCTTTTGTAACCCTATCGGCTCTTGGCCTTTTCTACTTTGGATTTCCCAGC GCTGCCAATTGCATTGAAATTGGGCTTCCAACAATTATTCTCCTAGTGTTCTTTGCTCTG TATCTACCAAATgcaatgagtggaaggagagtgATCTTGGATAGGTTTGCGTTAGTTATTGTGGTTGCTATTGTTTGGTTGTATGCATATATTCTCACTGTGGCTGGTGCCTACAACAATCGACCTCTACAAACTCAGCTTAGTTGCCGAGCAGATCGCTCTGGTCTTATCGATGGTTCGCGCTG GTTTAGAGTTCCATATCCATTCCAATGGGGAAGTCCCATCTTTCATGCAGGCGATTGCTTTGCCGTAATGGCTGCTTCGTTTGCTTCACTTATTGAG TCGACAGGCACTCTGATTGCTGTGTCCAGACTCGCAAGTGCCACGCCTGTCCCACCTTCAGTTTTCAGCCGAGGCATCGGTTGGCAG GGAATAGGAATTCTGTTAGCCGGAATGTTTGGTACCACAACCGGCGCCGCCGCATCGGT TGAAAATTGCGGTCTGTTGGGTCTGACAAAAGTCGGAAGCAGAAGAGTTATTTTGATATCGACTTGGTTTATGTTCTGCTTCTCGATTTGTG GAAAATTTGGAGCATTTTTTGAATCGATACCATTGCCTGTGTTCGCCGGAGCGTACTGCGTTCTCTTTGCTTATGCAG CTTCTGCAGGACTCGGATTCCTTCAGTTCTGCAACATCAACTCCTTCAGGACTAAATTCATcttaggcttctccttcttcctcggtTTGTCGATCCCGCAATACTTCAGGGAGTATTATCTGCTCTCCGGTTTAGGACCAGTCCACACTGGTTCCAGAACA TTCAATGACATGTTGAACGTGATCTTCTCTTCGCCGGCGACGGTGGCGGCGATAATCGCCTACTTCTTGGACTGCACtctccaccacaaggaagagtcGACGAGGAAAGACAGAGGCTGGCATTGGTGGGAGAAGTACAGGACGTTCAAAGGCGACGTTAGAAGCGAAGAGTTCTATGGCCTTCCTTACAACCTCAACAAGTATTTCCCTTCACTGTAG